One part of the Bombus vancouverensis nearcticus unplaced genomic scaffold, iyBomVanc1_principal scaffold0086, whole genome shotgun sequence genome encodes these proteins:
- the LOC117162181 gene encoding glutathione S-transferase-like: MRGYSFFHNLFSLRLGGKTQMNVTVGFIYVSAICYCRMEEDPERKEARMNQLLNETIPLYLTKFDQIIGEYEGYIIPSTTTWADLVFAETLENFEYMFGPPVLDKYPALQALKKRIHTIPAISDWLVRRPFTIS, translated from the exons atgagaggctactccttctttcacaacttattttctcttcgtttggggggaaaaacacaaatgaacgtaacggttggtttcataTACGTTTCAGCTATCTGCTACTGTCGCATGGAGGAGGATCCTGAAAGGAAGGAAGCGAGGAtgaatcaacttttgaacgaaacaataccattgtacctgactaaattcgaccagattattggcgaatatgaaggatatatcattccttctacc acgacatgggcggacttaGTATTTGCGGAGACCctggaaaatttcgagtatatgtttgggcCACCAgttttggataaatatccagctcttcaGGCACtgaagaaaaggattcataCAATACCGgccatttctgattggctggttaggcgcccattcacaatcagctaa